One stretch of Astatotilapia calliptera chromosome 3, fAstCal1.2, whole genome shotgun sequence DNA includes these proteins:
- the LOC113012212 gene encoding up-regulator of cell proliferation-like has product MFLSTETHLEKLLDDLGLEQYYRKKLKLRKILEIDVKTITDEAANCKSDLPWYFLKKLMMVNVTARNVTYTTMFDSGSDGVSGSQEFSIENLFKSPNTGGMMHPLDIIAALFLCSDGFLQQEMALKMSTCQFSVPLLLPNCDTNQCTLMLWAMRDIVKKYRPQSLSESKGFIEDRIVLSELPMISFVRLGECSLSKSEILNKLLSNSQQYHDTFVHHNMECGDSPRRISNGLTEITWYLPCGNTNIDIFSQPVAVANLRGDIASFQTQYSFLCQTSAAVFVFFDNLDTEHSLLTNQQHEAQIFLVGNYESKSCSEDSLKRVVTKLGLNNNNIISKTKQKNDADLVKDLRKTITDVVNNSKMKMTIEQMADIAHELGILVDEYSPECQTAKTNAEAITEEIQDIHIFKEDQLQRQGEIWKKLASLEKEEFRLRKLGSKNIEDYKSELKKDREELRKNQNSYDMSRAMTQFIVAISSPGTERFYFLKWMRMNLDNLSCVKLSELREKYKEKCKNSENKEEIKEIDRQISNSSLGTEHFFREMGQIYEASLSLPQTDPARQQLQHLPKLCAELLLDGFPLELVDGDASNIPLRWVSDVLSQLSDLVSSNRKILVVTVLGVHSTGKSTLLNTMFGVQFAVSSGRCTRGAFMLLIKINEDMKKVLNCDFMLIIDTEGLKSPEHAQLENSYEHNNELATLVVGLSDVTIVNIEMENSTEMKDILQIVVHAFLRMKEVGKKPKCVFVHQNVSDVSAHEKNLQDRKLLLEQLNEMTQAAAKMEKKEENKSFTDVMEYSPDTGNWYIPGLWNGNPPMAPVNAGYSEAVYELKKHIIQLLGNCESSVNDVMEFKEWMSNLWNAVKHENFIFTSRNSLGADAYMRLCTEFNKWECEFKKEMYTWVTNAETRISNFGTIAAKSESSDMREFLKCLKGEASTVLSTWEIKFLENLTKYFKQTDFLVEGYKEEFSNSAKSLRREMERSVFKQLKAAENRQGMAEIDIIKQNHIKEIEKAVCVLIDTCRKRKSQMTDKELDKEFDKMWSETLEKLSFSKQKTTDVFTNVSHYLRFNLSHRGSHACELLSQKSLQDCGKEPFKYTSENLLHRANHTMAAQKLADSIINDCTQSVRERVKRKNNYSDTYIQEILHIIDEKLQNKQDVRTEIEFEVSLKQHICGFAARKFQKMHEDFIQANDPYRCLMKNKEKFHDDFIDVFHERDQCQKKAEEFTNKCLKPAAKGFLSQSLSLKIIGEMLTCEQFSTRMSFQYSVLLDLLSQDDFKNYVSYIDSYEKYVKTWILNQIVERFSTVSTISEFEDRHLQSCIRSINDAINKAQRGKSDDLKTFVEDICKELGNKLVISQDALGAFMILNNADKEQFADWLTVSVNNMAQDLRKEFQRLNFKMKLQHLHVQPHNELFNKLVGCGKQCPFCKAPCDAGGGGHTEHFAVLHRPRGLGGFSWPNTQKLVTDICSSLVISDQQFRCSATNHKYHPYKYYKEIYPDWKIPPDVSLEASDYWKYVIAKYNNNFAKELNAKPADISAAWNDITRDQAEKSLKESFCV; this is encoded by the exons atgtttttatccacagagaCACATTTGGAAAAGTTATTGGATGATCTGGGGTTGGAGCAGTACTACAGAAAGAAGCTAAAACTCAGAAAAATACTTGAAATCGATGTGAAGACCATCACTGATGAAGCTGCCAACTGTAAATCCGACCTTCCTTGGTATTTTCTGAAGAAATTGATGATGGTTAATGTGACAGCAAGGAATGTGACATATACCACAATGTTTGACTCAGGCAGTGATGGTGTATCAGGGAGTCAAGAGTTCAGTAttgaaaatctgtttaaaagCCCAAACACAGGTGGAATGATGCACCCCCTTGATATAATCGCTGCTCTCTTTCTGTGTTCTGATGGTTTTCTGCAGCAGGAAATGGCACTAAAAATGTCCACATGTCAGTTTTCTGTGCCTTTGCTGCTTCCCAATTGTGACACCAATCAGTGCACACTCATGCTGTGGGCCATGAGAGACATTGTTAAAAAGTACAGACCTCAGTCTCTGTCAGAGTCTAAGGGCTTCATTGAAGACAGAATCGTTCTCTCTGAACTTCCAATGATCTCTTTTGTCAGACTCGGTGAGTGCTCCTTGTCCAAGTCAGAAATTCTCAATAAGCTTCTGAGCAATTCTCAGCAGTACCATGACACCTTTGTTCATCACAACATGGAGTGTGGTGACAGTCCAAGAAGAATATCCAACGGACTGACTGAAATTACTTGGTATCTTCcttgtggaaacacaaacaTTGATATTTTCAGTCAGCCAGTGGCTGTAGCTAACCTTCGTGGGGACATTGCAAGCTTTCAAACACAATACTCCTTTCTGTGTCAGACATCTGCagcagtttttgtgttctttgacAATCTGGACACTGAGCACAGTCTACTTACTAACCAACAGCACGAGGCACAGATCTTCTTAGTGGGTAACTATGAGAGTAAGAGTTGCAGTGAAGATTCTTTGAAAAGAGTAGTAACCAAATTGGGtttgaataataataacattattagtAAGacgaaacaaaaaaatgatgcaGACTTGGTAAAAGATCTAAGGAAAACAATCACAGATGTGGTTAATAACTCAAAGATGAAGATGACAATAGAGCAGATGGCAGACATTGCCCATGAACTGGGAATCCTGGTTGATGAATACTCTCCAGAGTGCCAGACTGCAAAGACAAATGCTGAAGCCATCACTGAAGAAATTCAAGATATCCATATATTCAAAGAAGATCAGCTTCAACGGCAAGGTGAAATATGGAAAAAACTGGCCAGCTTAGAGAAAGAAGAATTTCGGCTTAGAAAACTTGGCTCTAAAAATATAGAAGATTACAAAAGTGAACTtaaaaaagacagagaagaaCTGCGGAAAAACCAAAACTCTTATGACATGTCGAGAGCTATGACACAGTTCATCGTTGCAATATCAAGCCCAGGAACAGAGAGGTTTTATTTCCTAAAATGGATGCGAATGAACCTGGATAACCTGTCTTGTGTAAAATTGTCTGAACTTCGggagaaatataaagaaaaatgtaagaaCTCTGAGAACAAAGAGGAGATCAAAGAGATTGACAGACAAATTTCCAACAGCTCACTGGGGACTGAACACTTCTTCCGTGAAATGGGTCAGATCTATGAAGCCTCACTGTCCCTTCCACAAACAGATCCAGCACGTCAACAGTTGCAGCATCTGCCCAAACTGTGTGCAGAGTTGTTGCTTGATGGATTTCCTCTTGAGCTTGTAGATGGAGATGCATCCAACATCCCTCTCAGATGGGTGAGTGATGTTCTCTCTCAGCTCAGTGACTTGGTGTCTTCAAACAGAAAGATCCTGGTAGTCACAGTTCTTGGAGTTCACAGCACAGGAAAGTCCACTCTCCTTAACACCATGTTTGGAGTGCAGTTTGCAGTCAGCAGTGGTCGATGTACTCGAGGTGCCTTTATGTTGCTCATCAAAATCAATGAAGACATGAAAAAAGTCCTAAACTGTGACTTCATGCTGATCATTGACACTGAGGGCTTAAAGTCACCAGAACATGCCCAACTGGAAAACAGCTATGAGCACAACAATGAGCTTGCTACACTTGTTGTGGGGCTGAGTGATGTCACTATTGTCAACATTGAAATGGAGAATTCAACTGAAATGAAGGACATCCTACAAATAGTTGTGCATGCTTTTCTCAGGATGAAGGAGGTGGGCAAAAAGCcgaaatgtgtgtttgttcaccAGAATGTGTCCGATGTTTCAGCCCATGAGAAGAACTTACAAGACAGGAAACTGCTCCTGGAACAGTTAAATGAGATGACCCAGGCAGCAgccaaaatggaaaagaaagaggagaacaAGAGCTTCACTGATGTGATGGAGTACAGCCCAGACACTGGGAACTGGTACATTCCTGGACTCTGGAATGGAAACCCACCAATGGCACCAGTCAATGCAGGGTACAGTGAGGCTGTATATGAGCTCAAGAAACACATCATCCAACTGCTGGGAAACTGTGAGTCATCTGTTAATGATGTCATGGAGTTTAAAGAGTGGATGtcaaacctttggaatgcagtAAAGCACGAAAACTTCATCTTCACCTCCAGAAACAGCCTCGGAGCTGATGCATACATGAGACTCTGCACAGAATTCAACAAATGGGAGTGTGAATTCAAAAAAGAGATGTACACCTGGGTAACAAACGCAGAAACAAGAATTTCCAATTTTGGTACAATTGCAGCAAAATCTGAATCTTCTGACATGAGAGAATTTCTCAAATGTTTGAAAGGTGAAGCCTCCACAGTGCTGTCCACATGGGAGATAAAGTTTCTCGAAAATCTGACAAAGTATTTCaagcaaacagattttttgGTTGAAGGATACAAAGAGGAATTCTCAAATAGTGCAAAGAGCCTTCGGCGTGAAATGGAAAGATCTGTTTTTAAACAGctcaaagcagcagaaaacagacaggggaTGGCAGAAATTgatataataaaacaaaatcatatAAAAGAGATTGAAAAGGCAGTTTGTGTGTTAATAGATACATGCAGAAAGAGAAAATCCCAGATGACAGACAAAGAGCTGGACAAAGAGTTTGATAAGatgtggagtgaaactctggagaaactttctttttctaaacaaaagacaacagatgtCTTCACCAACGTATCTCACTACCTGAGATTCAATCTGTCACACAGGGGGAGTCATGCATGTGAATTATTGAGTCAAAAAAGTTTACAGGATTGTGGAAAAGAGCCTTTCAAATATACAAGTGAGAACCTACTTCATAGAGCTAACCAC ACAATGGCTGCGCAAAAACTGGCTGACAGCATCATCAATGACTGCACTCAGTCTGTGAGAGAAagagtgaaaaggaaaaacaattaTTCTGATACTTATATCCAGGAGATCCTACACATCATTGATGAGAAACTACAAAACAAGCAAGATGTTAGAACAGAGATTGAGTTTGAAGTTTCTCTCAAACAGCACATCTGTGGATTTGCAGCCAGAAAGTTTCAGAAGATGCACGAAGATTTCATCCAAGCAAATGATCCTTACAGATGTCTgatgaaaaacaaggaaaagttTCATGATGATTTCATTGATGTGTTCCATGAAAGAGACCAGTGTCAGAAGAAGGCAGAAGAATTCACCAACAAATGTTTGAAGCCCGCTGCTAAAGGCTTTCTCAGTCAATCTCTGAGTCTAAAAATCATTGGTGAAATGTTGACATGTGAGCAGTTCAGCACACGAATGTCCTTCCAGTATTCAGTTTTACTGGATTTGCTTTCACAGGATGATTTTAAAAACTATGTGAGCTATATTGACTCATATGAGAAATATGTCAAGACATGGATACTCAACCAAATAGTGGAGCGCTTTTCAACTGTGTCCACAATATCTGAGTTTGAGGACCGACATCTTCAGTCATGTATCAGAAGCATAAATGATGCAATCAACAAGGCCCAAAGAGGAAAGAGTGATGATTTGAAGACATTTGTTGAAGATATTTGTAAAGAACTTGGTAATAAACTGGTCATTTCCCAGGATGCTCTTGGTGCTTTCATGATCCTGAATAATGCTGACAAGGAACAGTTTGCTGACTGGCTCACAGTGTCTGTGAATAACATGGCACAAGATCTCAGAAAAGAGTTTCAGAGactgaactttaaaatgaaactacagcATCTCCATGTACAGCCTCACAATGAGCTTTTCAACAAACTGGTTGGTTGTGGCAAACAGTGTCCATTCTGCAAAGCTCCCTGtgatgcaggaggaggaggtcatACTGAGCACTTTGCTGTACTGCATCGTCCTCGAGGTCTGGGAGGTTTCAGTTGGCCAAATACACAAAAACTTGTCACTGACATATGCTCTTCTCTTGTGATCAGTGACCAGCAGTTTCGTTGCAGTGCTACAAACCATAAATATCACCCTTATAAGTATTACAAGGAAATTTACCCAGACTGGAAAATCCCTCCAGATGTGAGCCTTGAGGCATCGGACTACTGGAAATATGTGATAGCAAAGTACAACAATAATTTTGCCAAAGAATTGAATGCAAAACCTGCTGATATTTCTGCTGCTTGGAATGACATCACAAGAGATCAGGCAGAAAAAAGTCTAAAAGAGTCTTTTTGTGTCTGA